A genomic segment from Fuerstiella sp. encodes:
- a CDS encoding S26 family signal peptidase, with protein MFVDVNGAARTGYGEYPATIVRNRFNTRSIMAVAPHSAKDQTGFRSMAELAICFVITLSVLRGFFLEGYLVSTGSMAPVLLGFHKRVECPSCQYNYACGVRFDQSVGGSVSAENAHTGNVYTSCPNCGQIDIDIARVPRNHGDQLLVHKNVFDFRRPRRWEPVVFCNPGSPGEAYVKRVVGLPGEELQVIDGDVFINGRIARKDLVTQRNMRIPVSDLGHVPDDPNWELSWRMEGNWTVHADELCCSADGIQHTENVLSFRHWRWFGGNHTVETPLPVRDAYPDWTDFLQRFKGIPVSWIRRLDFDEQTQVLRCHGVMPDEMQSDLMASATNDVFRRAIYRLAALSHLAPVTDRYGYNTSVTSAENVVSDMMLKATITIDSQPAEIIISIPVEAQVYLVRLNMKTGRIELTPQGSDEVLRTSRLESAANGFEIEASNFDHRLTVAIDGKNVFRPLDLPAADTVSVKKSTRRTLVPLSPEAARADAEVVERQQRFGLMVFGGRVRIGDLQMYRDVHYTQGRGRHAVETKCKIAADSYFVQGDNSPVSYDSRSWVEPFVPHRLLVGKPFVVHLPSRPGRLKLGKREISIRIPDFQRIRYIQ; from the coding sequence ATGTTTGTTGATGTCAACGGGGCGGCACGGACCGGTTACGGAGAATATCCTGCAACGATTGTTCGCAATCGATTCAACACAAGATCAATCATGGCCGTTGCCCCGCACTCAGCCAAAGACCAGACCGGATTTCGCAGCATGGCGGAGCTGGCGATCTGCTTTGTGATCACTCTCAGCGTTCTGCGAGGATTTTTCCTGGAAGGCTATCTTGTCTCCACCGGGTCAATGGCTCCGGTGCTTTTGGGATTTCATAAACGCGTTGAATGTCCATCCTGCCAGTACAACTATGCCTGTGGAGTTCGCTTCGATCAGTCTGTGGGTGGGTCAGTGTCCGCAGAAAACGCTCATACGGGAAACGTGTACACATCCTGTCCAAACTGTGGCCAAATCGATATCGACATTGCCCGCGTTCCTCGAAATCATGGTGATCAGCTGCTCGTCCACAAAAATGTCTTTGATTTTCGACGTCCGCGTCGATGGGAGCCTGTCGTGTTCTGCAATCCAGGGTCACCCGGCGAAGCTTACGTGAAACGCGTGGTCGGGCTGCCTGGTGAAGAGTTGCAGGTGATAGACGGCGATGTTTTTATCAATGGTCGGATTGCCCGCAAAGATCTGGTCACGCAGCGGAATATGCGAATTCCTGTATCCGACCTCGGTCATGTGCCCGATGATCCGAACTGGGAACTTTCCTGGCGGATGGAGGGAAACTGGACTGTTCACGCGGATGAACTGTGCTGTTCTGCAGATGGTATTCAGCACACAGAAAACGTTTTGTCATTTCGACACTGGAGATGGTTTGGAGGCAACCATACGGTGGAGACACCACTGCCCGTCAGGGATGCATACCCGGACTGGACGGACTTTCTTCAGAGGTTCAAAGGGATCCCCGTTTCCTGGATCCGCCGTCTTGATTTTGATGAACAGACTCAGGTTCTGAGATGCCACGGGGTGATGCCGGATGAGATGCAGAGTGATCTGATGGCCAGCGCAACGAATGATGTTTTCCGCAGAGCCATCTATCGTCTTGCGGCACTTTCGCATCTGGCCCCGGTGACCGATCGCTACGGGTACAATACGTCGGTGACGTCTGCGGAGAACGTCGTTTCCGACATGATGCTAAAGGCCACGATCACAATCGATTCGCAGCCGGCTGAAATCATCATTTCAATTCCGGTGGAGGCTCAGGTTTATCTGGTCCGTCTGAACATGAAGACCGGACGGATCGAGCTCACTCCCCAGGGATCGGATGAGGTTCTCAGAACGTCCCGTCTGGAATCTGCAGCGAACGGATTTGAGATTGAAGCGTCGAACTTTGATCACAGGCTGACGGTTGCGATTGATGGAAAAAATGTGTTTCGACCTCTGGATTTGCCGGCTGCCGATACTGTTTCTGTGAAAAAATCAACACGGAGGACTCTTGTTCCGCTCTCCCCGGAGGCGGCTCGGGCTGATGCGGAAGTTGTTGAGCGACAGCAACGATTTGGCTTAATGGTTTTCGGTGGCCGGGTGCGCATCGGTGATCTTCAGATGTACCGTGACGTGCATTATACTCAGGGTCGTGGCCGGCACGCTGTGGAAACGAAGTGTAAAATTGCGGCTGATTCGTATTTTGTTCAGGGGGATAACAGTCCCGTGTCCTACGACAGTCGTTCATGGGTTGAACCGTTTGTGCCGCATCGATTACTGGTTGGTAAGCCGTTTGTCGTTCATCTGCCGTCACGTCCCGGACGGCTGAAGCTCGGAAAACGAGAGATTTCGATCCGGATACCGGATTTTCAGCGAATTCGTTACATTCAGTAG
- the lepB gene encoding signal peptidase I: MSKKKLGKHLGDTEIRSKRSKQNDGGVRETIESIAIAFALAFLFKTFQAEAYVIPTGSMAPTLYGRHKELTCPGCQFEFRVGASTEIDDSTGYVYPDFRIDKTLCPNCRLEVDAFDAPVFNGDRIIVNKQVMNYSRFDVVVFKNPEEGHVNYIKRLVGMPGETIRVRQGDLWMRRGEDESWQMLRKDDPAIQRDIQLLVYDDRYPPYDLVDEGFPERWVPSIESTDDPLAIAGWMESPNAWTADRETRRYTATAADDQWHWIRYRHLVRPNMGGDARIEPPRASLISDYCGFNVAKPREGADSFRTDVYWVGDLTVNCTLDVIEAADDAAIRLELIEGPNTFGCVIDPVSGNIEITRVNRLQDRDLERPHVLGTAVGDIRGVGSWEISFANVDNRILLWIDGDLVNFDQPLLIHQSFGDVPLNRPGEADTVPSGIAVRNATVIVNDLVLQRDIYYRNDAYQFSQEENFTSTGSHASSRSQEVGSPWALHRKLGDPEAWAEYYYTESKKSDKRNGRYSEYKLNDDEYLMFGDNSPRSKDSRLFDFYNRPRWGVEGHRYAVRENDLIGKALYVFWPHGVPFLNGGRGFAVTNHKQQYYDERSGKLTGVAIDYPGYRFPFYPNVSRMKKIR, from the coding sequence ATGTCAAAGAAGAAACTCGGCAAACATCTGGGAGACACGGAAATCCGCTCGAAGCGGAGCAAACAAAACGATGGGGGTGTCCGGGAGACCATTGAGTCGATTGCGATTGCGTTTGCGCTCGCATTTCTGTTCAAAACCTTTCAGGCAGAAGCGTACGTGATTCCCACGGGTTCTATGGCGCCAACGCTTTACGGGCGACATAAGGAACTCACCTGTCCGGGTTGTCAGTTTGAATTTCGGGTGGGTGCGTCTACAGAGATCGACGATTCCACCGGCTATGTGTATCCGGACTTTCGTATTGACAAAACACTTTGCCCCAACTGCCGACTTGAAGTTGATGCGTTTGATGCGCCCGTTTTCAACGGTGACCGTATTATCGTTAATAAGCAGGTAATGAACTACAGTCGGTTTGACGTCGTAGTGTTTAAGAACCCTGAAGAAGGGCATGTCAACTATATCAAGCGACTGGTCGGGATGCCTGGGGAAACAATTCGCGTTCGTCAGGGGGATTTATGGATGCGTCGCGGGGAAGACGAATCCTGGCAAATGTTGCGAAAGGATGATCCGGCCATCCAAAGGGACATTCAGCTACTGGTGTATGACGACCGTTATCCCCCGTACGATCTTGTGGACGAGGGGTTTCCAGAACGCTGGGTACCATCGATTGAATCCACCGATGATCCGTTGGCCATTGCAGGCTGGATGGAATCACCAAACGCCTGGACAGCTGACCGTGAAACGCGCCGGTATACGGCGACTGCTGCTGATGACCAGTGGCACTGGATTCGGTATCGCCATCTTGTGCGTCCAAACATGGGCGGGGACGCCAGGATCGAGCCACCTCGAGCCTCACTGATTTCCGATTATTGCGGGTTCAATGTGGCGAAGCCGCGCGAAGGGGCGGATAGTTTTCGTACGGATGTTTACTGGGTTGGCGATCTGACAGTCAACTGCACCCTGGACGTGATTGAAGCTGCTGACGATGCTGCCATACGTCTGGAACTGATCGAAGGGCCAAATACTTTTGGGTGTGTCATTGATCCTGTGAGTGGAAATATTGAGATCACCCGGGTAAATCGTCTCCAGGACAGGGATCTCGAACGTCCTCATGTGCTGGGAACGGCTGTCGGCGATATCCGGGGAGTCGGTTCCTGGGAAATCAGTTTTGCCAATGTGGACAATCGGATTCTGTTGTGGATCGACGGCGACCTGGTCAACTTTGATCAACCCCTGCTGATCCATCAGTCCTTCGGCGACGTGCCGTTAAATCGCCCTGGTGAAGCAGATACGGTTCCAAGCGGGATTGCAGTTCGCAATGCCACGGTGATTGTGAACGACCTGGTGCTGCAGCGCGACATCTACTATCGCAATGACGCCTATCAGTTTTCGCAGGAGGAAAACTTTACATCGACCGGCAGTCATGCTTCGTCCCGGTCACAGGAAGTCGGCAGTCCCTGGGCTCTGCATCGAAAGCTGGGAGATCCGGAGGCCTGGGCGGAATACTATTACACAGAATCTAAAAAATCTGACAAACGGAACGGACGTTACTCAGAGTACAAACTGAACGACGACGAATATCTAATGTTCGGTGACAACTCTCCGCGGAGCAAAGACAGTCGGCTGTTTGATTTCTACAACCGTCCGCGCTGGGGGGTGGAGGGACACCGATATGCTGTTCGAGAAAATGACCTTATCGGAAAAGCACTGTATGTGTTCTGGCCGCACGGCGTTCCGTTTTTGAACGGAGGAAGGGGATTTGCAGTGACAAATCATAAACAGCAGTACTACGACGAAAGATCGGGGAAATTAACGGGTGTCGCAATTGATTACCCCGGTTATCGATTTCCGTTTTATCCGAACGTGTCACGAATGAAGAAAATACGCTGA
- the lptB gene encoding LPS export ABC transporter ATP-binding protein, with protein sequence MSLLRCEGLVKDYPGKRAVDGVDFDVEPGEIVGLLGPNGAGKSTTFRMACGLIAPTEGQIILRGTDVTRWPMYLRAQHGLGYLPQDQSIFSRLSVEDNIFAILELRGQSRFEAEERVEQLLDDFGLESKARQRSGSLSGGERRRLEIARSLASDPEIILLDEPFTGIDPTTIHSIQDIIRNLKDQGIAILMTDHRERELLTIADRSYIICDGQVIVSGNAETVLSDSDAISSYFGKRFDAESIIESRNSFRKAG encoded by the coding sequence ATGTCACTGTTGCGGTGCGAAGGACTCGTTAAGGATTATCCAGGCAAGCGTGCCGTTGATGGCGTCGATTTTGACGTGGAACCTGGAGAAATTGTCGGACTGCTGGGACCGAATGGTGCCGGAAAGAGCACAACATTTCGGATGGCGTGCGGACTGATTGCGCCCACGGAAGGACAGATCATTCTGCGTGGAACAGATGTAACACGCTGGCCAATGTATCTTCGGGCACAGCACGGGCTGGGTTATCTGCCCCAGGATCAAAGTATATTTTCACGGCTGTCTGTGGAAGACAATATTTTTGCCATACTGGAGCTGCGCGGACAGAGTCGGTTCGAAGCCGAAGAACGCGTTGAACAGTTGCTGGATGATTTCGGCCTGGAGTCCAAAGCTCGTCAGCGATCGGGCTCTCTGTCGGGCGGAGAACGTCGTCGGCTGGAGATCGCCCGGTCACTGGCCAGTGATCCGGAAATCATACTGTTGGACGAGCCGTTCACCGGGATCGATCCCACCACAATCCACAGCATTCAGGACATCATTCGAAATCTGAAGGATCAGGGCATTGCCATCCTGATGACTGACCATCGCGAGCGTGAACTGCTTACCATTGCTGACCGCAGTTACATCATTTGTGACGGCCAGGTCATCGTATCGGGCAACGCAGAAACGGTACTGAGTGATTCTGACGCAATTTCCAGTTACTTTGGCAAACGCTTCGATGCCGAATCAATCATTGAAAGTAGGAATTCGTTTCGGAAGGCGGGATGA
- a CDS encoding acetolactate synthase: MTSGFDDDAPVEPLTSRGRDWPCLRQFGLFMENKVGALQNMLRRVERSDLRIIGLSIVDSADCSIARLITNNYERSRELLEFSGLTMFETDVIGVLLPDTDQPHTSVCSGLMSAELNVQYVYPLMYRRMGRGSIAVYVDNIDEALRVLNEQNYDLVTEDDLLEYDEYFG; the protein is encoded by the coding sequence ATGACTTCAGGATTTGACGATGATGCACCCGTTGAACCATTGACGTCACGTGGACGTGACTGGCCCTGTTTGCGACAGTTTGGACTGTTTATGGAGAACAAAGTCGGCGCGCTCCAGAACATGTTGCGCCGTGTTGAACGTTCTGATCTGAGAATTATCGGACTGTCGATCGTGGATTCTGCTGACTGTTCCATTGCGCGACTGATTACCAACAATTACGAGCGCTCACGGGAGTTGCTGGAATTTTCGGGCCTGACGATGTTTGAAACAGATGTGATTGGTGTCCTGCTGCCGGATACGGATCAGCCGCATACAAGCGTCTGCAGCGGCCTGATGTCGGCAGAGCTGAACGTGCAGTATGTTTATCCACTGATGTATCGCCGCATGGGACGCGGATCGATTGCTGTTTACGTGGACAATATTGATGAAGCTCTGAGAGTACTCAATGAACAGAATTATGACCTTGTGACCGAAGACGATTTGCTGGAATACGATGAGTACTTTGGCTAA
- the glgA gene encoding glycogen synthase GlgA — translation MIPSNRLRIVLAASEAVPWFKTGGLADVTTALARALDQQGHDVTVIVPDYATIRSGRDDLLPNVTSTGIRFAVNINGETVPGTVRWATLPESGVKVLLLAQNRYFNRSQLYMEDGVGYEDNCERFCFFSRAVMEVCSQMVLRPDIIHCNDWQTGLIPALLHSQFAGRPGFENAASVVTIHNMSFQGQFWHFDMPLTGMDWRYFSMHHMEHQGHLNLLKTGIAMADQITTVSPTYAREICTPEGGCGLDGLLRHRRSDLTGILNGIDQTVWNPETDPHLCSRFSAATPQPGKSDCKEYLQKEMGLPVRRDVPLFGVVSRISDQKGFDLIVEVSGRMLFQDLQLVILGTGDPRYETQLRQLSERFSSRVAVVIGFDDSLAHQVEAGSDVFLMPSRFEPCGLNQMYSLRYGTVPVVRRVGGLADSVTDANDETLADGSATGFVFDDYCSTRLAETIERAVTTFRQPTVWKKIVAAGMSRDWSWSRSARQYVDVYHEALERRHGRGKDGRR, via the coding sequence ATGATTCCTTCCAACCGTCTTCGAATTGTGCTGGCAGCGTCCGAAGCGGTCCCCTGGTTTAAGACCGGTGGTCTGGCTGACGTGACGACGGCTTTGGCACGTGCGCTTGATCAACAGGGACACGACGTCACCGTCATCGTGCCGGACTACGCAACGATTCGGTCCGGCCGTGACGATCTTCTGCCGAACGTTACCAGTACCGGGATTCGATTCGCTGTCAATATAAACGGCGAGACTGTGCCGGGGACTGTCCGCTGGGCGACACTTCCGGAGTCCGGTGTCAAAGTTCTGTTGCTGGCACAGAATCGTTACTTCAATCGTTCGCAGTTGTATATGGAAGACGGAGTAGGCTATGAGGACAACTGTGAACGGTTCTGCTTTTTCAGCCGGGCTGTCATGGAGGTCTGCAGTCAAATGGTTCTACGACCGGATATTATTCACTGCAACGACTGGCAGACCGGGTTGATCCCCGCGCTGCTGCACTCTCAGTTTGCCGGTCGGCCGGGTTTCGAAAATGCTGCATCGGTCGTAACCATTCACAATATGTCGTTTCAGGGACAGTTCTGGCATTTCGATATGCCGCTCACCGGCATGGACTGGCGGTACTTCTCGATGCATCACATGGAGCATCAGGGGCATCTGAACCTGCTAAAGACCGGCATCGCTATGGCGGATCAGATCACCACGGTCAGCCCTACTTATGCCAGAGAAATCTGCACTCCCGAGGGAGGATGTGGCCTTGACGGGTTATTAAGACACCGACGGTCGGACCTTACCGGAATTCTAAACGGGATCGATCAGACCGTCTGGAATCCGGAGACAGACCCTCACCTGTGTTCTCGTTTTTCGGCTGCGACACCTCAGCCGGGCAAGTCGGATTGCAAAGAATATCTGCAGAAAGAAATGGGTCTTCCGGTGCGAAGGGACGTACCTCTGTTCGGGGTGGTTTCGCGAATCTCTGATCAAAAGGGATTCGATCTCATCGTGGAAGTATCCGGCCGCATGCTGTTTCAGGATTTGCAGCTGGTGATTCTTGGTACCGGAGATCCGCGATATGAGACTCAACTCCGGCAACTTTCGGAAAGATTTTCATCGCGTGTTGCCGTTGTGATTGGTTTTGATGACAGTCTGGCCCATCAGGTCGAAGCCGGATCCGATGTGTTTCTTATGCCAAGTCGTTTCGAACCCTGTGGTCTGAACCAGATGTACAGTTTGCGGTACGGGACGGTGCCGGTGGTCAGACGAGTTGGGGGGCTGGCTGATTCCGTGACCGATGCCAATGATGAAACCCTGGCGGATGGATCTGCGACGGGTTTCGTTTTCGATGACTACTGCAGTACCCGGCTGGCAGAAACCATTGAACGTGCGGTCACCACATTCAGGCAACCAACCGTATGGAAAAAAATCGTCGCTGCCGGCATGTCCCGTGACTGGTCCTGGTCCCGCAGTGCCCGGCAATATGTCGACGTCTACCACGAGGCACTCGAACGTCGCCACGGACGTGGTAAAGACGGTCGCCGGTAA
- a CDS encoding Hsp70 family protein, producing the protein MKFLEGQTVGIDLGTTYSAIAHLNDDGEPEVIDNADTRPITPSVVLLDEDRVVVGPSFERISVASPDQVVEAVKREMGNKDYHVVYQNKKLSPEFVSALILKKMKQDAEKKIGPIANAVITVPYYFNDVRRKATQDAGRIAGLNVVDIINEPTAATLAYAWGQNVLGRTDLNDDERTILVYDLGGGTFDVTVVRYTPTAFRVLATDGDVMLGGLDWSKRLADHLVEQFKQKYDLDPSTDPETMMTFHQEAEDAKQLLSTQSQVPISVYFEGKTLSVSLSRPEFERMTADMLQRTKDTTELVMQQAGTKPGSLDEVILVGGSTYMPVVEQMLKEVTGQNPSRELLPERAVAEGAAIHAAIMQARSSDATKIPEAVLTRLKNVRTSDVNSHSLGIKITDPSDQSRKINHIMIQRNTPVPHEVTQRFGTNSDGQQRVHVEILEGEAVDPAACELIGDFRVFNLPKSLPKGSPIAITYAYDSSGRIGASARELTGDNEASTEIVRDGGLDEGSVSTAVDLLDQEYVIE; encoded by the coding sequence ATGAAGTTTCTCGAAGGCCAAACTGTCGGTATTGATCTTGGCACAACGTATTCTGCCATCGCACATCTGAATGATGACGGTGAACCTGAAGTGATCGACAACGCAGATACTCGTCCGATTACACCATCCGTTGTTCTGCTTGACGAAGACCGGGTCGTGGTAGGACCGTCTTTTGAAAGAATTTCCGTAGCCAGCCCGGACCAGGTCGTTGAAGCGGTCAAACGTGAAATGGGAAACAAGGATTACCATGTCGTTTACCAGAATAAAAAACTATCACCTGAATTCGTCTCCGCGCTGATTTTGAAGAAGATGAAACAGGACGCGGAAAAGAAAATCGGTCCGATCGCGAATGCCGTGATCACCGTACCGTATTACTTCAATGATGTCCGTCGAAAGGCCACACAGGATGCCGGTCGTATCGCCGGTCTGAATGTCGTTGACATTATCAATGAGCCAACGGCGGCAACCCTGGCGTATGCATGGGGCCAGAACGTTCTGGGACGCACCGACCTGAATGATGACGAACGTACCATCCTTGTATATGACCTGGGAGGCGGAACGTTCGACGTCACCGTGGTACGATATACGCCAACCGCGTTTCGCGTGCTTGCGACGGATGGAGATGTCATGCTGGGCGGACTCGACTGGAGCAAACGTCTGGCAGATCACCTCGTGGAACAGTTCAAACAGAAATACGATCTGGATCCTTCCACAGACCCGGAAACGATGATGACTTTTCATCAGGAAGCGGAAGATGCGAAACAGCTTCTGAGCACCCAGTCACAGGTCCCCATCAGTGTCTACTTTGAAGGAAAGACACTGTCCGTTTCACTTTCGCGTCCCGAGTTTGAACGTATGACGGCGGACATGCTGCAGCGAACCAAGGACACCACGGAACTGGTCATGCAACAGGCAGGCACCAAGCCAGGCAGTCTGGACGAAGTCATTCTGGTAGGTGGTTCGACGTATATGCCGGTCGTTGAACAAATGTTGAAGGAAGTCACAGGTCAGAACCCGTCCCGCGAACTGCTGCCTGAACGTGCGGTGGCGGAAGGCGCAGCAATCCACGCAGCGATCATGCAGGCCCGCAGCAGCGACGCGACCAAGATTCCGGAGGCGGTTCTGACACGACTGAAAAATGTCCGTACCAGCGATGTCAATTCACATTCCCTCGGAATCAAAATAACCGATCCTTCGGATCAGTCACGCAAGATCAACCACATCATGATCCAACGGAACACTCCGGTCCCGCATGAGGTCACGCAGCGATTCGGCACCAATTCAGACGGACAGCAGCGCGTGCATGTTGAAATTCTCGAAGGAGAAGCCGTTGACCCGGCAGCCTGTGAACTGATTGGCGATTTTCGAGTCTTTAACCTTCCGAAAAGTCTGCCGAAAGGTTCACCCATCGCCATCACCTATGCTTATGATTCCTCCGGGCGCATCGGCGCCAGCGCCAGAGAACTGACAGGCGACAATGAGGCATCAACGGAAATTGTTCGTGATGGCGGACTGGACGAAGGTTCGGTCTCGACTGCGGTAGACCTGCTGGATCAGGAATACGTCATCGAATGA
- a CDS encoding NAD-dependent epimerase/dehydratase family protein, with product MRILITGGAGFIGSHVADRVLECGYEVGIVDNLASGHRENVPEKAAFYEVDICDVNSLNAAFADFRPTHVNHQAAQASVAVSVRDPQMDASVNILGSLNVLTASVAARVEQVVFASTGGAIYGEVPEGTRADTDTLPVPISPYACSKLAVEKYLECFRVEHGLNYSILRYANVYGPRQDPHGESGVVAIFCSRIMAGEEIQLNAMRVSGDDGCIRDYVYVRDVVKANIASMECRFSDPVLNVGTGSETTTRQLACILQEHLGKSVDIRPGDHRAGDIRRSVLNGDRLTELLGKFVSIGPGLAETAKWFQQRST from the coding sequence ATGCGAATCTTGATTACCGGTGGCGCAGGTTTTATCGGCAGCCATGTGGCTGACAGGGTGCTGGAGTGCGGCTATGAGGTGGGGATAGTTGACAATCTTGCATCGGGTCACAGGGAAAACGTTCCGGAAAAGGCCGCTTTTTACGAAGTTGATATTTGTGATGTAAATTCGCTGAATGCAGCTTTTGCGGATTTTCGTCCGACCCACGTGAACCACCAGGCAGCCCAGGCAAGTGTTGCAGTCAGTGTGCGTGATCCTCAGATGGATGCATCCGTCAATATACTGGGATCACTGAATGTGCTGACGGCAAGTGTCGCCGCTCGGGTGGAACAAGTCGTGTTTGCCAGCACCGGCGGGGCAATCTATGGCGAAGTCCCTGAAGGTACACGTGCCGACACGGATACACTTCCTGTGCCTATCAGTCCTTATGCCTGCAGTAAACTGGCTGTTGAGAAATATCTGGAGTGTTTCCGTGTCGAACACGGACTAAACTACAGTATTCTGCGTTATGCGAATGTTTACGGACCTCGTCAGGATCCGCACGGCGAATCCGGAGTGGTTGCGATCTTCTGCAGTCGAATCATGGCCGGTGAAGAAATTCAGTTGAACGCGATGCGTGTCAGTGGAGACGACGGATGTATCCGCGACTATGTGTACGTCAGAGACGTGGTCAAAGCCAACATTGCCTCGATGGAGTGTCGGTTTTCTGATCCGGTACTCAACGTTGGCACGGGATCAGAAACTACAACACGCCAACTGGCCTGTATCCTGCAGGAGCATCTTGGAAAATCAGTGGATATCAGGCCTGGCGATCATCGCGCCGGTGACATCCGACGCAGTGTCCTCAACGGCGATCGACTGACTGAACTACTCGGTAAATTCGTGTCAATCGGTCCGGGTCTTGCTGAAACCGCCAAGTGGTTTCAACAGAGATCAACGTAA
- a CDS encoding DUF1549 and DUF1553 domain-containing protein: MSLYFFNVGMMITLGLAIPVAPSVRAAEPVLSTVDFIDQQIAQAWDDNEVKPSGPATDEEWVRRSYLDVAGRIPSLQETTDWLESRDPRKKSVLIESLLGGDDYVRNFTSIWTNACIGRGTPRRVSRNALEKFFRETFAKGRPWNEVVRDLVTAEGHFEENGAVNYILAQTQTPDDAVQLTARTTRLFLGIQVQCTQCHDHPFNNWQQSQFWQYNSFFRQVRRIDRRRQDPESGRLVDDYSEVVRGVFQGPVYFEKRNGLMQVAFPEFQGRKVDPAADDRRAEFGRLMMEPADGNSPLIAQAFVNRMWAHFFGYGFTRPVDDLGPHNPPSHPDLLIRLGADFAAADYDVRQLIRWITSSQAYSLTSKLSDNNRMDNPSAGEMPLFSHAYLKSMQAEQLYDSLIVATRAHQSGNTGWDTQEKQRRRWMQQFVVAFDNDENDEATTFNGTIPQAMMLMNSELSEKAVSAEQGSFLHQVLTGSDSEGKKLQQLYLAAFSRHPTRSEISRARRLFRAYGRTGQVAAFQDLFWALLNSNEFIMVH; this comes from the coding sequence ATGTCTTTGTATTTCTTCAACGTGGGGATGATGATCACACTGGGATTGGCGATACCTGTGGCGCCTTCTGTGCGGGCGGCAGAGCCGGTGCTTTCCACAGTGGACTTCATCGATCAGCAGATCGCACAGGCGTGGGATGATAATGAAGTCAAGCCGTCCGGTCCCGCAACGGATGAAGAATGGGTCCGGCGAAGTTATCTGGATGTCGCCGGACGAATACCGTCGCTGCAGGAGACCACTGACTGGCTGGAAAGCAGGGATCCTCGCAAAAAATCAGTTCTGATCGAGTCGCTGCTGGGGGGGGATGACTACGTTCGCAACTTTACGTCGATCTGGACCAATGCATGCATTGGCCGGGGAACTCCGCGACGTGTCAGCCGGAACGCACTGGAGAAGTTCTTCCGTGAAACTTTTGCAAAAGGGCGTCCCTGGAACGAGGTTGTCAGGGATCTGGTTACGGCGGAGGGACATTTCGAGGAAAACGGAGCTGTCAACTACATTCTGGCTCAAACTCAAACACCTGATGATGCCGTTCAGTTGACGGCCAGAACGACTCGTTTGTTCCTGGGAATCCAGGTTCAGTGTACTCAATGCCATGACCATCCGTTTAACAATTGGCAGCAAAGCCAGTTCTGGCAGTACAACAGTTTCTTCCGTCAGGTACGCCGCATTGATCGTCGTCGCCAGGATCCCGAGTCCGGGCGTCTGGTAGATGATTACTCGGAAGTCGTTCGTGGTGTCTTTCAGGGACCGGTGTATTTCGAGAAAAGAAACGGTTTGATGCAGGTCGCGTTTCCGGAGTTCCAGGGACGCAAAGTCGATCCGGCAGCGGACGACCGCCGCGCCGAATTTGGACGGCTGATGATGGAGCCGGCAGACGGTAATTCACCGCTGATTGCTCAGGCGTTTGTGAACCGGATGTGGGCTCATTTCTTTGGCTACGGATTTACTCGTCCGGTGGACGATCTGGGTCCGCATAACCCTCCCTCGCATCCCGACCTGCTGATTCGACTGGGCGCCGATTTTGCGGCTGCCGATTATGACGTGAGGCAGTTGATTCGCTGGATCACCAGCAGCCAGGCGTATTCACTCACCAGTAAACTGAGTGACAATAACCGGATGGATAATCCATCTGCCGGTGAGATGCCTTTGTTTAGTCATGCCTATCTCAAATCCATGCAGGCAGAACAGTTATATGATTCTTTGATTGTTGCGACCAGAGCCCACCAGTCGGGTAACACCGGCTGGGACACACAGGAGAAACAGCGCAGACGCTGGATGCAGCAGTTTGTTGTTGCCTTTGACAACGATGAAAACGACGAGGCGACGACCTTCAACGGCACGATTCCTCAGGCGATGATGCTGATGAACAGTGAACTGTCAGAGAAGGCCGTGAGTGCAGAACAGGGAAGTTTTTTACATCAGGTGCTCACCGGATCGGATTCTGAAGGGAAGAAGCTGCAGCAGCTGTATCTGGCAGCGTTCAGTCGTCATCCGACCCGCAGCGAAATCTCTCGAGCACGGCGTTTGTTTCGAGCGTACGGCAGAACCGGTCAGGTTGCCGCGTTTCAGGATCTCTTTTGGGCTTTACTGAACTCAAATGAGTTCATCATGGTGCATTAG